The DNA window CGACCGTCGCGGTCACTTCGATGCCGGTGAATTTGTCGAGCAGTTTGGTGACAACAATGCCAAACAGGGCTTTTGCCTGTACAAGGTTGGCTGCAAGGGCCCCTACACCTATAACAATTGCCCCACCGAAAGATTCAATCACCACACCAGTTGGCCCATTCAGGCGGGTCATGGCTGCATGGGCTGTTCCGAACCCAATTTCTGGGATGAGATGGCTGACTTTGAGCGACCACTGGGAAGACAAACACTGCACGGATTGGATGCCACCGCTGACACCATAGGCAGCGTGATATTAGGCGCGGCAGCGGTTGGCATTGGTGCCCATGCCGTTGCCAGCATATTCGCCCGTGGTATTGAGGAATAATCATGAACAAGCGCGTAGTCATAGATCCCATCACCCGCATCGAGGGCCATTTGCGCATCGAAGTGGAGGTGGATGAAAACAATGTTATTCAAAAGGCCTGGTCATCATCGACCCTGTGGCGCGGCATCGAAGTGATCCTCAAGGGGCGCAGTCCCCTCGATGCGGGTCTGATAACCCAAAGGATCTGCGGTGTCTGCACCTACTCCCATTACCGCTGTGCCACCGAGGCGGTGGAAAACGCCCTGGGCACCAAGATCCCGCTCAACGCCAAACTCTTGCGTACTCTGATGCAGGTTTCCCTGTATATGCACGATCATCTGGTGCATTTCTACCATCTGCACGGATTGGATTGGGTCGACGTGGTATCCGCCCTGAGTGCGGATCCGGCCAAAGCGGCCAGGGAAGCGATGAAATACAGTCCCCATCCCATTGCCGCCGGTGAAGGCGATCTCAAAGCGGTGCAGGACAAGGTGGCCGGTTTTGTTGCCACCGGCAAGCTGGGGCCTTTTGCCAACGCCTATTGGGGTAATGGCACCTATAAATTCAGCCCCGAGCAAAACCTGATTGCCCTGTCACATTACCTCAAGGCGTTGGAAGTGCAGCGGGTGGCGGCAGAAATGCTGGCAATCTTCGGTGGCAAGCAGCCCCATCCCCAGTCGCTGGTGGTCGGTGGCGTCACTTCGGTGCGCGATATGCTCAGCCCGGCGCGCTTGCAGGAATGGAAACAAAAACACGCCATAGTGGCCGATTTTATTGACCGGGCCTATCAGGCCGACATCATCATGGCCGCCGAAGCCTATGGCGCTGAGCCCAGCGTGCTTGGAGGTGTGGCACTGACAAACTTCCTGGCCACGGATGATTTCCTGCTGGCGGACGGTGAATACCTGTTCAATGCCGGGGTGATCCTCAATGGTGATATCAATGGTGTACAGGATCTGGATCCCAGCCTGATCGCCGAAGATGTCACCCATGCCTGGTACAGCGCCCCGGCAAGCCAACATCCCTTCGATGGCACCACAGTGCCCCAGTACACAGGCTTTGTGGAGCGGGACACTGTCTACGGCAAGCTGCCGACTCTGGATGGTGACGGTAAATACTCCTGGGTCAAATCCCCCAGATATCAGGGCGAGCCCATGGAAGTGGGACCACTGGCAAGCCTGCTGGTGAGCTACGCCCGCGGCAACACCGCCGTGGTCGAGGCCGTTAACGGCCTGCTGGCACGTACAGGTCTGCCAATTGGTGCCCTGTTTACCACCCTGGGCCGTACCGCTGCCCGTATGTTGCAAACCCAGCTGGTGGCCCATGAGGGTCTGCGCACCTTTGATGCCCTGCTGACCAACCTGGTGTCTGACGAAAGTACCTACGCCAAGCCCGAGATAGATCCGGACAAGGAATACCGCGGCCACGCCATGATAGAAGCACCACGGGGCATGCTCAGCCACTGGGTGCGGATCAAGGGTGGCAAGATTGAGAACTACCAGGCGGTGGTGCCGACCACCTGGAATGCGGGTCCAATGGACAGCCAGGGCAAACAAGGACCTTATGAGACCTCGCTCATAGGCCTGAAGCTGGAAGATCCGACCAAACCCCTGGAAGTGATCCGGGTCATTCACTCTTTCGATCCCTGCATGGCCTGCTCGGTGCACGTGATGGATTTCAAGGGCACAGATCTGGGTGAATTCAGGGTCGCGGCCAACGCAATCTAGGAGGCTTTGCACATGGACAAGCACATTCAGGAAGTCAGAGAATTCAAACGTACCCTGGTATTTACCGGTGCCCTGAGAGCTGCCCACTGGTTAAGGGCCGCAGCCATCACTGTACTGCTCATCAGCGGCTTTTATCTCGCCTGGCCGTTTTTGGTGGCGCCGGAGAATTCGGATGTATTGGTTCAGGGATGGATCCGCTTTGGCCACCTTATCGCCGGCTTCCTGCTGTGCGCTGTTACAGCTGTGCGTACCTACCTGTTTTTCTTCAGTAAATACGACGTTGAGCGACGCAGTGTCCGTGATCTTTTTTCGCTTAAGAGCTGGATAGCCCAGCTGAAGTCCTATTTCTGGATTGGACAGTTGAAAAAAGCCGGTGTCTACGGCCCATTGCAACTGCTGGTGTACACCGGCATAGCGGTGGCGTCGATCTTCATCTGCATCACGGGTCTGACCCTCTATGCCCAGGTTTATCACCTGGGAATGGGCGGTATGCTGTCGGATTTTGCCGCCTGGATCACAAGTGTGATGGGCGGATTGGCGAGCGTCCGACTTTGGCACCACTATGTCGCTTGGGTATTCATCGTTTTTCTGGTGTTACACATTTACATGGCGGTGTGGACAGGCATCCGCTTCAAGCACAATTCGGTGGAAGTCATAGTCAGCGGTTACGACTATCACAGGCACTGAGTGGTTAAAAGCCAAGGCGCAGCGGGGAGGCACCATGAAGTTATTGTTGCTGGGAATAGGCAATGTGCTGTTCGCCGATGAAGGTATTGGCGTCCATTTCCTCCATTACATGGAAGAAAACTATCGCTTCAGCCACCCTCTCCACAGTCTGACCCTGTTGGATGGCGGCACCCTGGCCCAGGGGCTGACCCCCATCATCAGCCAATTTGATGAAATGCTGCTGGTGGATACGGTCAACGCCGCCGGAGCCAATCCGGGTCAGGTGTATTTCTTTGATTTCGACAAAGCACCGGCCGAAATTGACTGGCAGGGCAGCGCCCACGAAGTGGAGATGTTGCAAACCCTGACCATGATGGAAATGCTCGGGGACAGACCAAAAACCTGGGTACTGGGCGTGACCCCTACCCGCCTCGAGCCCATGCGTCTGGGCCTGAGTCCCGAGCTGCTCAGCGTGGTACCCCTGATGGAAGAGGTGGTGCTCAAGCACCTTCGAAGCCTTGGTTTTGAGGTGGAGCGCCGCCAACACCGCCCCATAGAAGAGCTGATCCCAAGCGCCTGGCAAGGGCAGATCCCAATTCATGAAAACTCTTAGATTTTACTTTCCCTGCCACAGGCCGGTCCCTTTCTATCACAGCTATTTCAACCAACTGCTGGCGACGGAGGAACTGGATTTGGCGATCGGGTATCACAATACGAGCGGCCAGTCTCATTACCTGCTGGATGCCAGTGGTAGCCAGGCACAACTGGAGCAGTTGGCCGATCTCCTGGCCAGGGAGCTACCGGTCTCGCTGGCGCTGGGTAAGCCGGGGCTGGAGCTTATCGAAACGCCCGACAGCTTGACAGCAACCGTGCCTATCCCACCCATGGAAGACATGGGGGCAGGTCTTGGATTTTGCAGCCACTGCCTGCCCTGGTTCAGTCAGGTGCAAGATGATTTGCCCCGGCAATTATCGCTGAGCTGCCCCTGCTGCCATGGCGAGCAACAACTGACGCCGGGGGCCCGGGCCATCACAGCGGATGAATTGGCAACAGCCGTGGCCGTGCTGGCGGATGGCAAAAGCGCAGTCCTTGGCGGTGTGACGTACGCTTACCGGGCGGCGCCGGAAAACGCTGACTGCACCAGCTTGCTTATTTGCGATCCCAAGGTGCTGACAAAACACCTTCTGGCCGATACAGAGCAGCAACTGGCGCTGTCGGCCCTGGAGAAACCCTGGGTTCGGCTCACGCCCCTGCCCGGACACGAGTTACTGAACCTACACTGGTATCGTTGCCGCTTCGCCGCCAGTCGTCTGGAGCTGCTGCTGACGGCCGCGCTGGCCCGGGCCGGTATGGATTGGGTGCATGTGTCACAGGATGGGGCCCGGGATGAGGTCTGTCAGCTGGCGGGAACCTGGATGCCGGTGCAGCGCAGCCAAAGCTTCAAGCTGACGCTCAGTGAATCCCTGTTTGCCCAAACCGAGTCGGCTACCGGGGCCTGGCGCGCCCGTTCGTGCGGCCCGGAGCAACTGCAACTTGAACCCCTTACCCATGGGGCCGAAATTAAGGATCCCGCCCGGCTGGCGCTGCAGGGGACACTGCTGCGCCGGGGCAAGGCTCTTGCCAATAGCGCAGTGCTTTACCTTGGTCATCAAGGCCCCATGCAGCTGCAGGGTTATGACGCCCAGGCAGAGCAACAGGTCTTTTTGTCCCTAAGCCCGTTGCCGGCGACGGGATTACAGCTTTATCAGGCCCTGCTAAGCGGCGCTCCCGAGCTGATACAGAAATTCCGTGAACAGTTTCCTTACGAATGTCTGGCATTGTCTGAGCTGAACCTCAGCAATGGTGCCAGTTCCCGCACTGATTCGCTGCAAAGCCTGCTTGCCACGGCCGCCTGTGTGCTGGGGCTGGGCTACCGCCAAAGCAAGCAGCAATTGGCCGCCGCCCTGGCCGCCAGCGCCACCCACCACAGGGGACACAATGCCCCCAGAGTCGATTACCCCCTGGTGTGGGGCAGCGAGGGCCGCACCATAGACTGGCGCCGCATGCTCGGCACCCTGATAAGCTTCCGCCTTGCAGGGGACAAGGACAGCAGTCGTCTGGCCTTTGGGGTATTGGACTCACTGGCGGATTATTTGGCCAACTGGGTGGAGCACCTGGATCAGCAGCTGGGGATAGAACAGCTGGTACTGGCCGGACAGGATCTCAATAATCCTGTGTTGGCCCAGCGGCTGACCTTGCGTCTGGGAAAAAACGTCAGGCTCAGGGTCAATCCGGCGCTGGATCTCGACGGCAGTCTGCTGGCGGTGGGCGCCTTATTTGACCGCCCTGCCCGCCGCTCAAGCCAGCAGCGGGAAACCGCGCCATGAAAGCCATAAGCCTGCATGTGGGCGGCATAGTTCAGGGGGTGGGTTTCAGACCCCATGTCTACCGCCTGGCCAGAGAACTGGCCCTCCGGGGGCATGTGCTCAATGACGCCAGTGGGGTACATATCGACCTTTATGGTGAGCCCACCCAGCTGGCGCGGTTTATTGAGCAACTCAGGCATTGCCCCCCGCCCCTGGCGCGAATTGATTTTATCCATGAAAGCCCACTGCCCATGCCTCCATGGCCGCCCCAGGATTTTGAGATCCGCTCCAGTCAGGCGGATGACAAGGCCACTGTGCTGGTGTCGGCGGACAAGAGCAGTTGCGATGCCTGCCTGGCGGAAATTCGCGATCCTGAAGATCGCCACTTTGACTACCCTTTCACCAACTGCACCCACTGCGGCCCCCGCTACAGCCTGATACGGTGCTTGCCCTATGACAGGGTCAATACCTCCATGGCTGCGTTTGCCATGTGCCCCGAGTGTGAAGCTGAATATCGGGATCCCATGGACCGCCGCTACCACGCCCAGCCCGTCAGCTGTCCCCAATGCGGACCGCACCTGAGCCTGCTCAGTGTCTCGGGAGAAGTGTTGTGTGATGACAGCAGCCGCGCCATGGATCTCACGGCAGATATGCTGGCATCCGGAAACATACTGGCCATCAAGGGCCTTGGCGGCTTCCATCTGGTCTGTGACGCCCGCAATGCAGATGCGGTTGCCCTGCTGCGGCAAAGAAAACACCGGCCAGCCAAGCCCCTTGCCGTGATGGTGCCCGATCTTGACTGCGCCAAACAGCTCGCTATCGGGTCGCAGGAGGAATGGCAACTGCTGTGCAGCCGTGAAAAACCCATAGTGCTGCTGAATAAACAGCCACAACAGTCGCTTGTCTGTGAGGCCGTGGCCCCCGGCATCGACAGACTGGGATTGTTTCTGCCCTACACACCGCTGCACCAGCTGCTGTTGGCACGCTGTGGCTTTCCCCTGGTGGCCACCAGCGCCAACCATAGCGGAGATCCCATCATCACGGACTCAGAGCAGGTGCTGGCGCGTCTGGGCAAGGTGGTGAACGCTGTGCTCGATCACAACCGCCCCATAGTCAATGGCTGCGATGACAGCGTGGTGCAATGGGCCGGCGGGCAGATGCAGGTGATCCGCCTCGCCCGAGGCTATGCCCCCCTGTGCCTTGAGAGTCAGCTTGACAGTCAGCGGGAAACCGACGGCGACTGGTTGGCCGTGGGACCGCAGCAAAAAAATACCCTGGCGCTGAATCTGGGCTCGCACCTGTTTCTGAGCCCCCACATTGGCGACTTGTTCAGCGTCGAAGCCGAGGCCTATTTCGAACGTACCCTGGCGACCTTTCAGCGCTTGTACAGCATAGCCCCCGCGGGCATCGCCTGCGATCGCCATCCCGATTACAGCTCCAGTCGCTGGGCCCATGCCAGGGCACAAGCGGGGCAAGGCCTGTTGCCGGTGCAACACCACCACGCCCATGTGCTGGCCACCATGGCGGCAAACGATATCAGCTCCCCGGTGCTGGGATTTTGTTTCGACGGCAGCGGCCTGGGAGATGAGGGGGAAATATGGGGCGGTGAGGTCCTGCTGTGTCGGCCGTCGGGCTACCGGCGTTTGGCCCATGTGCGCAGTTTCGCCGTCACCGGCGGTGACAAGGTCGCCACCGAGCCTTGGCGCGTCTTGCTTGGCCTGCTTGCCGACGAGCTGATTGATGACAGCATTCACGCCCTCAAACTGCCGGCGCTGGAAAGGCTCGGGGAGCTGCAGCGGGCCAACCTGCTGCGCCTGACCCGCTCCAGTAGACTCAAATGCAGTTCCATGGGGCGATTGTTCGATGCGGCAGCGGCCCTGCTCGGCTTCGAAGGGCCCATACTGTTTGAAGGCCAGGCAGGATTGTTTCTCGAAGCCCTGGCCGCCAAGTCACAGCCCAAGAATGGGTCGTCCAATTGTCTGCGCCTGGCGATAACCCCCGATGACAAAGGCTTTGTGCTCGACGGCCATGGACTGATCCTGGCAATGATAGATGCCCTTTGCGCCGGTACAGATGCCAGTGCAGAGCAGTTGAAGGCCGATCTAGCCCGGCAGTTTATTCTGGCCCTGTCACGGGCCGTGCTCGAATTGGCTGACCACTATCCGGACCTGCCCGTGGTCCTCAGTGGCGGCGTGTTCCAGAACCGAACCCTGGCCGACGCCTGTGTGGCCGGTTTGCAGCAAAGGGGTCGAACCCTGCTGCCCTGGGGCCAGGTGCCCGTGAATGATGGCGGTATCGCCCTGGGGCAACTGTGGGCGGCATTACACGGCAATAAGGGCGAAAGCCTGACCTGAATCAAGGCACTCGGGTGCCGAAAGACAGACACTGAATATCCGGGGCACGCCCCAGAGCAAGGAGACAAAGCCAAATGTGTAAAGATTGCGGCTGCAGCCTGACACAGGACAGCATGAAGGACACGCTGCGACAGAACCCCCAACTGCAGGATCCCAAGACCCTCAGTAGTATCCACAGGATCCTGGCACGCAACGACAGTGAGGCCGTTCATAACCGCCGCCACTTCGAAGCCGGTGCCATGAGCGCCTATAACCTGATGAGCAGCCCGGGAAGCGGCAAAACCAGTTTGCTGGAATACCTTGGTCAGTTCACGCCCCTGAGTTTTCAGGTCATTGAAGGGGATTTGGAAACCAGTCGCGATGCCGACCGCCTGCTGGCTCGCGGGATCAAAGCGGTGCAAATTCAAACCGGCAGCGCCTGCCATTTGGACGCTTTTATGGTGCATGGCGCCCTCCACCACCTTGATGGCAACCGGGTCGATATCACCTTTGTGGAAAACGTCGGCAATCTGGTGTGCCCCGCCAGCTACGACATAGGCTGCCATCGCAACATAGTGCTGGTGTCGGTACCCGAAGGTGATGACAAGATAGCCAAGTATCCGGTCATGTTCCGCCGCGCCGATTTGGTGCTGATCAGCAAGTGCGACCTGCTGCCCTATTTCGATTTCAGTCTGGATGAGGCGCTGACGTCGCTTCACGCCATTAATCCCAAGGTTAAGGTTATCCAGATCTCCATCAAGGATGGCCGCGGTATGGCCGAACTGGCCGACTGGTTGGCACAGGATCACGGTCAAAGATTCGCTGACCAGCCCCACAGCCGACAACGGCAGGGAGAGCGCTGATGTGTCTTTCGGTCCCGTCACAGGTGGTGGCACTGCATCCCGAAGAAGCCGCGGTCACGGTAGATACCCTAGGCGTACGGCGCAAAGTCAGTTGTCATTTGCTGGCCGATGAATTGACCATCGGCGACTACGTGCTGATCCACATCGGTTTTGTCATGAATAGAATTGATAAAGAAGATGCACTGAAAAGTATAGAAATATACAAGGATATAGTCTCAAGCATGGAGAGCGATGAAAATGCTTGAACTCAAGAGTTTGTACCGGGTGTTCCGTGATCCGGACACCATGGCGGCCTTGGCCGCGTCCATTGCCAAGGACGCAGCCCACTTGAGCGAGCCACTGAACATTATGGAGGTCTGTGGCGGCCATACCCACACCATAATGAAATATGGTCTGCCTGGCCTGCTGCCAAGCAACATACGTTTTATCCATGGACCCGGTTGTCCTGTGTGCATTATGCCAAAGGAGCGCATCGATCAAGCCGCGATTCTTGCAGCCCAACCGGGAGTGATATTGCTGACCCTGGGCGACATGATGCGGGTGCCCGGTTCCCATGGCAGCCTGGCGCAGCAAAGGGCCAAGGGGCTGGATATCCGCGCCCTCTATGATCCACTCGATGCCCTTGCCATTGCCCGTGACAATCCCGGCAAAACCGTTATCTATTTTGCCATTGGTTTTGAAACCTCCACCCCCATGACCGCAGTGCTGCTGGAACAGGCCGAACGTCTGGGGCTGGATAACCTGCTGTTCCACATCAACCACGTGCTGGTGCCGCCGGCCATGGACGCCGTAATGGCAGAGCCCGCCACCAAGGTGAATGCCTTTATCGGACCGGCCCATGTCAGTGTGATTGCCGGTGCCGACATTTATCGGCCTGCCGCAGACAAATATCACACCCCTGTGGTGGTCAGCGGCTTTGAGCCCGTGGATTTGATGGAATCCATTCTGCGCCTGGTGCGGCAGAAAAACGACGGCCGCAGCGAAGTGGAAATCCAGTACAGCCGCGCGGTCACGGCCGAAGGTAACCGCACGGCTCAGGCCAAGGTCAATCAGGTGATGGAAGTGCGGGACGAGTTTCGCTGGCGTGGTCTGGGCCCCATACCCAAGTCTGCCTTGAAACTCAGAGACGAATATCAACACCGGGACGCGGAGCGGGTTTACGGTGAGCGCCTGCCCATAGTGGAAATTGACGATCACAAGGCCTGCCAGTGCGGCGACATACTGCGCGGTCTTGCCGATCCCACGGATTGCCGGGTTTTCGGTCGTGGCTGCACCCCCCAGACGCCACTTGGCAGCTGCATGGTCAGCTCTGAGGGTGCCTGCAATGCCTATTACAGATACAGCGGAGGGCCGAATGTCCTTTAAACAGAGCACGTCCCTTAAACAGATCCAACTGGCCCACGGTGGCGGCGGCCTGGAGATGGCCAAACTGATCCGTGAGCTGTTTTTTACCGCCTTTGACAATCCCATTCTGGCAGCCGAAGAGGATGCCGCCGTGCTCAACCTGAGCGGCCCCTGCGCCTTCACCACCGACTCATTTACCGTATCGCCGCTGTTTTTTGCCGGTGGTGATATAGGCAAACTCGCCATTGCCGGCACGGTCAATGATCTGGCCATGATGGGCGCCGAACCCCAGTACCTGAGCCTGGCCCTGGTGATAGAAGAAGGCTTTGAACTGGCCAAACTGAAAACCATTATCCAAAGCATGGCAGCGGAACTGGCGAAAAGCGGTGCCCGCATCGTTTGCGGCGATACCAAGGTGGTGCCCAAGGGCTGCGCCGATGGCCTGTTTGTCAATACCACAGGTGTCGGCCGGGTGCTGCGTCCGGGCCTGTCGGCAGCAAAACTGCAGCCGGGAGATGCCATCCTGGTGTCCGGCGACATAGGCAGGCACGGCGCCGCCATTCTGATGGCCCGCGAAGGTCTGCAATTGGAGTCGGATCTGATAAGCGATTGCGCCAGCCTGTGGCAAGTGGTCGAGCAACTGCTGGCCCTTCCCTTTGAGCTGCACGCCATGCGCGATGCCACCCGCGGCGGCATCGCTGCCGTGCTCAACGAATGGGCCGTTCGCTCGGGTGTCGGCATAGCCCTTGAAGAAGCCCGTCTGCCGATCAGCGACGAGGTGCAGGGACTGTGTGAACTCTATGGCTTTGAGGCCACAGATCTCGCCAACGAAGGCACCTTCGTATTGGCGCTGCCCAAGCGCGATGCCGAAGGCGCCCTGGAAGTGTTGCGCCGTTTTGACGGCGGCAGCAAGGCCGCCATCATAGGTGAAGTGTGCGAGGATCACGCCGGCCGGGTGGTGTTGACCACCGCCTGGGGGGGACGACGCTACCTCGACCTGCCCCAGGGTGAATTGCTGCCGAGGATCTGCTGATGCACGAGTTCTCCATAGTGGAGGCGCTGCTGGAGCAGTGTGAACGCCTGGCGCGGGAGCAAGGCGCCATTGGTGTCACCCAGGTGAAGGTTCAGCTGGGGGAACTCAGCGGCGTCGAACCGGCGCTGCTCGCCACCGCCTTTGACGGCTTCAAGTTGGGCAGTCTCTGTGAACGGGCCGAGCTTGAACTGGAGATAGTGCCCCTGACCCTGAGCTGCAATGACTGCGGTGCCAGCGGACCCGCCCACAACCGCAGCATGATCTGTCCCCAATGTCAGGGTACCAATACCCGCACTCTGACAGGTGAAGAGCTGCTTCTGGCCCGCCTGGAGCTGGAGCTGCCCGGCGATACTAGTCCCCTGTCAGCCAGCTGATATGCAGTACCGAAGCGTCAAGTTGCCGCGACTTGAACCAGTCAAACCAGCGACGCTGGCTGTCCTGTAGCCTGTCACCCGGGCCCTTGATTTCCACAAAGGCCAGCCCATCCTGTTTCAGCACCAGCAGATCCGGCCAACCGCTGCGGTAAAATTGCGGATCCTTAAGCATACGTTCGAGCAAGTCCGTCAGCAGCGCCCCATCCAGGTGGCTAAGCACAGCCTCAAGCACCTCGCCGTCAAACAGCTTCCAGTTGACCCAATCGTTAACCAGGCCCTGCTTGGTTTCAAAATGCCGGGTCAATATCGACAGTTCCCCTTCCCGCAGGCGCTGCAGGCGCTCGTCCAGGGCAACTTGCCGGGCCGCCACAAATCCGGGACGGTACATGTCCCTTGGCCGGGATTGAAACGGATTGTCAAAGGCGCCCTTGACCGGCATGAAGATAATATCCCACAGCGCCAGGCCAAAAAGGCCGCAGACGAAGGCATTTTCCAAATGCCAGGCCCGCAGCCCCCGTGACTCGAACCAGGCGACGGCGGCCTGCTCAACCTTGCCTTCAAAGGGAGGAAGCGCCAGTTGCTGCCCTGGAATAGTCGAAGCCGGCGCCCTAAGCCAAGGCCTACCAAGCAGCCTGGCCAATCGCGGCCCCATGCGCCTTGCCGCCGCCAACTCCTGCTCGTCCCAGGGATTGGCAATCATGGCCTCCACCACAGCCAGGGCCTCTTCAAAGCGTGCCAGTTTCTCCAGACAACGTGCCGAGCGCTCCCGAGCCGGCGTCTGCGCCAGTTCCCCGTAAATTGTCAGGGCAAGGTCATCATCCCCCCTGCGCTCCAGCTCCCGGGCAATGCGGCCCCTTAGCTGCTGGCGTTTATCCTCCAGCCCGCCCCCAGTAGCCAAGGGATGGGGGCACCGGGCCAGCATAAGCTCTAGTTCATCGCGCTCCAGAATACGGCCGCTCAGCTCAAGCTGCTCACTGAGCTGGCTCAGCAAAAGCGCCGCGTCTATGTCGGCCCGGGTGTCGAACCTGCGCAGGGCCTTGTCTACGGCATAGTTTTCATAGCGCCGCAGGCCCATATCACCAAGCACAAATTCGCTGAGATCCTGATAGCTGTTGCCAAAATAGAGCAACTTGAACAGGGCCATGGGATCGTCCCGCAGCCAGAGACAATCGCTGCGCCAATATTCGGCCAGGCTCGACCACAGGCCTTTCTGCTCAATCAGTGCTGCCAATTGGGTTTTGGTTGCGCCCTTGCTTACGCCCAGGGGCGCGGCCTTGGGGTCCTCAGAGACCAGCGCCGTGCGCCACTCGGCCAGGGTCAGTAAAGAATTGAGCTCAGAATGGGGCGCGGCCAGCCCGGTTTCGATAAAGCCCGCCAGGCGCAGCTCATTCAGTGCCGAGGGCAAATCATCCAGTTCCGGATAGTGAAGTTTGCTTATCCTGAACCATTGGCCCTTGCGCAACAACAGTCTGACCAGCAGGCAGCGGGCGTCATGGCCAAGTTGGTCGAAGCGTGCAAGAAACCCCAGCTCGCTGTCACTCAGCAGATCGCGATACCTGTCGAGTCCCCCCAACAGGCTGAGAAAATTGCCCAGATAGTAGTCCGGAGCGAGAGATGGCACGTCGGCCATGGGATCAACTGCGGTAAATGGTTTGGATCAGGTGAAAGCCGAATTGGGTTTTGACCGGACCATGTACTTCCAGCACCGGCTTTTTAAACACCACATCATCGAATGCCTTGACCATCTGTCCGGGGCCGAACTCCCCCAGATCGCCGCCGCGACGCTTTGATGGACAAAGGGAATATTGCTTGGCCAACTTGCCGAAATCCTCGCCCTTGGCGATACGGGCCTTAAGCTTTTCTGCCTCTTCGCGGGTTTTGACCAGAATATGTCGTGCACAGGCGCGGGCCATGGTTTACCTCTTTTGCTGCGCCCCGTCTGGGGGCACTTAACTGGAAAAATCTGGGGCGATCTTACCGCAAAAGCGCGGCGGCGTCAGTCTTGCCGTCACCGGGGACAGCGCCTACACTGGCACCTCGTTGACAGCAAAAGGAGTTTTCAATGTGGCAGCAACACACTCTTAATCTCAAAGCGCGAGCCAGGGGCTTTCATCTGATCACCGCGGAAATCAATGCCGCGCTGCAAGGCATGCCTGCGGTTAGCTGTGGCCTGCTGCATCTGCAACTCTTGCACACCTCGGCCTCCCTCAGCCTCAATGAGAATGCCGATCCCGATGTCCGGGGTGATTTCGAACGTTTCTTTAATCGCCTGGTCCCTGAAAACACGCCTTACTTCAGACACCTGGATGAAGGCCCGGATGACATGCCGGCCCATATCAAGTCCAGTATCCTTGGTACCAGCCTGCTGCTGCCTGTTAACCGGCAACAACTGGCACTGGGTACCTGGCAAGGCGTGTATCTGGGGGAGCACAGGGATGCGGGGGGATCGCGGCGCCTTTTGCTAACCCTGCAGGGGCAGCCGGGATAAACCAGCGGCCCCTTGGTTGCTACTCCGCGATTCTCTCTATGCGGGCGAGATAAAAGCCGTCAAAACCCTGATTTGCGGGCGTAATACACTCATCATCCAGCAGGCGGAAGTTGCTTTGCGCCGCAAGAAATTTGTCCACCTGACGGCGGTTTTCGGATGGCAGTATCGAGCAGGTTGCGTAAACCAGTATGCCG is part of the Shewanella cyperi genome and encodes:
- the hypF gene encoding carbamoyltransferase HypF produces the protein MKAISLHVGGIVQGVGFRPHVYRLARELALRGHVLNDASGVHIDLYGEPTQLARFIEQLRHCPPPLARIDFIHESPLPMPPWPPQDFEIRSSQADDKATVLVSADKSSCDACLAEIRDPEDRHFDYPFTNCTHCGPRYSLIRCLPYDRVNTSMAAFAMCPECEAEYRDPMDRRYHAQPVSCPQCGPHLSLLSVSGEVLCDDSSRAMDLTADMLASGNILAIKGLGGFHLVCDARNADAVALLRQRKHRPAKPLAVMVPDLDCAKQLAIGSQEEWQLLCSREKPIVLLNKQPQQSLVCEAVAPGIDRLGLFLPYTPLHQLLLARCGFPLVATSANHSGDPIITDSEQVLARLGKVVNAVLDHNRPIVNGCDDSVVQWAGGQMQVIRLARGYAPLCLESQLDSQRETDGDWLAVGPQQKNTLALNLGSHLFLSPHIGDLFSVEAEAYFERTLATFQRLYSIAPAGIACDRHPDYSSSRWAHARAQAGQGLLPVQHHHAHVLATMAANDISSPVLGFCFDGSGLGDEGEIWGGEVLLCRPSGYRRLAHVRSFAVTGGDKVATEPWRVLLGLLADELIDDSIHALKLPALERLGELQRANLLRLTRSSRLKCSSMGRLFDAAAALLGFEGPILFEGQAGLFLEALAAKSQPKNGSSNCLRLAITPDDKGFVLDGHGLILAMIDALCAGTDASAEQLKADLARQFILALSRAVLELADHYPDLPVVLSGGVFQNRTLADACVAGLQQRGRTLLPWGQVPVNDGGIALGQLWAALHGNKGESLT
- the hypB gene encoding hydrogenase nickel incorporation protein HypB, whose protein sequence is MCKDCGCSLTQDSMKDTLRQNPQLQDPKTLSSIHRILARNDSEAVHNRRHFEAGAMSAYNLMSSPGSGKTSLLEYLGQFTPLSFQVIEGDLETSRDADRLLARGIKAVQIQTGSACHLDAFMVHGALHHLDGNRVDITFVENVGNLVCPASYDIGCHRNIVLVSVPEGDDKIAKYPVMFRRADLVLISKCDLLPYFDFSLDEALTSLHAINPKVKVIQISIKDGRGMAELADWLAQDHGQRFADQPHSRQRQGER
- a CDS encoding HypC/HybG/HupF family hydrogenase formation chaperone yields the protein MCLSVPSQVVALHPEEAAVTVDTLGVRRKVSCHLLADELTIGDYVLIHIGFVMNRIDKEDALKSIEIYKDIVSSMESDENA
- the hypD gene encoding hydrogenase formation protein HypD codes for the protein MLELKSLYRVFRDPDTMAALAASIAKDAAHLSEPLNIMEVCGGHTHTIMKYGLPGLLPSNIRFIHGPGCPVCIMPKERIDQAAILAAQPGVILLTLGDMMRVPGSHGSLAQQRAKGLDIRALYDPLDALAIARDNPGKTVIYFAIGFETSTPMTAVLLEQAERLGLDNLLFHINHVLVPPAMDAVMAEPATKVNAFIGPAHVSVIAGADIYRPAADKYHTPVVVSGFEPVDLMESILRLVRQKNDGRSEVEIQYSRAVTAEGNRTAQAKVNQVMEVRDEFRWRGLGPIPKSALKLRDEYQHRDAERVYGERLPIVEIDDHKACQCGDILRGLADPTDCRVFGRGCTPQTPLGSCMVSSEGACNAYYRYSGGPNVL
- the hypE gene encoding hydrogenase expression/formation protein HypE, producing the protein MSFKQSTSLKQIQLAHGGGGLEMAKLIRELFFTAFDNPILAAEEDAAVLNLSGPCAFTTDSFTVSPLFFAGGDIGKLAIAGTVNDLAMMGAEPQYLSLALVIEEGFELAKLKTIIQSMAAELAKSGARIVCGDTKVVPKGCADGLFVNTTGVGRVLRPGLSAAKLQPGDAILVSGDIGRHGAAILMAREGLQLESDLISDCASLWQVVEQLLALPFELHAMRDATRGGIAAVLNEWAVRSGVGIALEEARLPISDEVQGLCELYGFEATDLANEGTFVLALPKRDAEGALEVLRRFDGGSKAAIIGEVCEDHAGRVVLTTAWGGRRYLDLPQGELLPRIC
- a CDS encoding hydrogenase maturation nickel metallochaperone HypA/HybF yields the protein MHEFSIVEALLEQCERLAREQGAIGVTQVKVQLGELSGVEPALLATAFDGFKLGSLCERAELELEIVPLTLSCNDCGASGPAHNRSMICPQCQGTNTRTLTGEELLLARLELELPGDTSPLSAS